Genomic segment of Streptomyces sp. NA02950:
CATCTCCCGCAGGGTGTCGGTCAGATACGGCGCCCAGTTGCGGTTGCCCCAGTAGACCGGCAGGTCCAGGCCGTGCTCGGCGAAGTCCTTGCGCAGCGCCTGGAGCAGCTCCCGGTTCTGCGCGTTGATCGGGCTGACGCCGCCGAAGAGGAAGTAGTGCCGACCCACCTCCTTCAGCCGCTCACGTGGGATGCCCCGCCCGCGCGTCACGTTCTCCAGGAACGGGACGACGTCCTCCGGCCCCTCCGGCCCGCCGAAGGAGAGCAGGAGCAGGGCGTCGTACGGGGCGGGAGATGGCTGTTCTGACTGATCCGGCATGCTGCCGATCCTGCCACCAGCCCCTGACGGGCGGGAAATAACCCCTGCGCGGACCCGGCGGTGGCCGTAAGCTGTATCAGCTCTCACGTTCCTCACCCGGTCGGCCCTGCCGTCCGGTCCTGCTCATCGGCGGAGCCCCTGTCGTGCCCAGTTCCAGTCCTTACCGCGCGCTCTTCGCGCCCCCCGGTACCAAGGCGTTCTCCGCCGCCGGTTTTGTCGGGCGGCTGCCGATCGCGATGGAGGGCGTCGGCCTCGTCACGATGATCTCCCAGCTCACCGGCCGGTACGGGCTGGCGGGCGCGCTCTCGGCGACCGTCGCGCTGTCCGCGGCGGTCGCCGGACCGCAGATCTCCCGCCTCGTCGACCGGCACGGTCAGCGCGCGGTGCTGCGCCCGGCGACCCTCGTGGCGCTGACCGGTGTCGCGGGGCTGCTGCTGACCGCGCGCCGGGGCTGGCCGGACTGGACGCTGTTCGTCTGGGCCGTGGCGGCCGGGTGCGTGCCGAGCGTGGGGGCGATGGTGCGGGCCCGCTGGGCGGCGATCCACCAGGACGCGGCGCGGCAGCTGCACGCCGCGTACGCCTGGGAGTCGATCGTCGACGAGGTGTGCTTCATCGTCGGGCCGGTGATCGCGATCGGTCTGTCCACGGCCTGGTTCCCGGAGGCGGGCGTGCTGCTGGCGGCCTGCTTCCTGGCCGTCGGCGTCTTCTCGCTGACCCTCCAGCGCGCCACCGAACCGGTGCCGCACCCGCGCGAGCACCACACCGGCGGCTCGGCCCTGCGCTCGCCCGGACTGCGGGTGCTGGTGGCCACCTTCGTGGCGACGGGCGCCATCTTCGGGGCGATCGACGTGGTGACGGTGGCCTTCGCCGACGAGGAGGGCCACAAGGCCGCGGCCAGCCTGGTGCTGTCGGTCTACGCGCTGGGCTCCTGTCTGGCGGGCGCGGTGTTCGGCATGAAGGGCCCGCGCGGGGCGGTGTCCCGCCAGTGGCTGGTGGGTATTTGTGCGATGGCCGTGAGTATGATCCCCCTCCTACTGGTCGGGAACCTGCCGTTTCTGGCCGGGGCGCTCTTCGTCGCGGGCCTGTCGGTGGCTCCGACCATGGTCACCACCATGGCCCTCGTCGAACGGCACGTACCGCGCGCGAACCTGACCGAGGGCATGACCTGGACCACCACCGGGCTCGCGGTCGGGGTGGCGCTCGGCTCGTCGGTCGCCGGTTCGGTGGTCGACGCCGCCGGGGCCGGGGCGGGGTACCTGGTGCCGGCCGTGGCCGGGGCGCTCGCGGCGACGGTGGCGTTCCTCGGATACCGCCGGCTGCGGCCGGCGCCAGAGCGGGAGGGGCCGGGTGCGGATGGCCGTCAGGACCGTGAGGACCGGTCGGAGCAGCGTGTGGCGTAACTGGGCGGGCAATGTGGCGGCCCGGCCGGTACGGAGTGTGAGCCCGTCGTGCACTCAGGATCTCGCCGAGGCGGTGCGCGGAGCGGCGGCCGAGGGGCTGACGGTGAAGGCGGTGGGCACCGGCCACTCGTTCAGCACCGCGGCCGCCACGGACGGGCTGCTGATACGCCCGGACCGGCTGGTGGGCGTACGGGAGCTGGACCGCGAGGCCGGGACCGTGACGGTGTCCGCGGGCACCCCGCTCCACCAGCTCAACGAAACGCTGTCGGCCCATGGGCTGTCGCTGACCAATATGGGCGACATCATGGAGCAGACGGTGGCCGGTGCCATCTCCACCGGCACCCATGGAACCGGCCGGGACAGCGCCTCGATCTCCGCCCAGATCGCCGCTCTCGAACTGGTGACGGCGGACGGCTCGGTGCTGCGCTGTTCGGCGGAGGAGAACCCGGAGATCTTCGCGGCGGCCCGGGTCGGGCTGGGGGCGCTGGGTGTGATCAGCGCGATCACCTTCCGGGCGGAGCCGGAGTTCCTGCTCACCGCGCGGGAGGAGCCGATGTCCCTCGACCGGGTGCTGGCCGACTTCCCCCATCTGGTCTCCGAGAACGAGCACTTCGAGTTCTACTGGTTTCCGCACACCGGCAACTGCAACACCAAGCGGAACAACCGCAGCCGGGGCCCCGCCGCCCCGGTGGGCCGGGTCAGCGGCTGGGTCGACGACGAGCTGCTGTCCAACGGCATCTTCCAGGTGGCCTGTTCGGTGGGGCGGGCGGTCCCCGCGACCATCCCCGGGATCGCCCGGATCTCCAGCCGGGCACTGTCCGCCCGCAGTTACACGGACATCCCTTACAAAGTCTTCACCAGTCCGCGCCGGGTCCGCTTCCTGGAGATGGAGTACGCCCTGCCGCGCGAGGCCGCGGTCGAAGCGCTGCGCGAGCTGAAGAGAACCGTGGACCGCTCGGATCTGCGGGTCAGCTTCCCGGTGGAGGTGCGCACCGCGCCCGCCGACGACATCCCGCTGTCCACCGCCTCGGGCCGGGACACCGCCTACATCGCGGTGCATCTGTACCGGGGCACCCCGCACCGGGCGTACTTCACCGCCGCCGAGCAGATCATGACCGCACACGGCGGCCGCCCGCACTGGGGCAAGCTGCACAGCCGTGACGCCGCCTATCTGGCGGGGGTCTATCCGCGGTTCGGCGAGTTCACCGCGGTCCGCGACCGGCTGGACCCCGGCCGGCTGTTCGCCAACGACTATCTGCGGCGGGTGCTCGGCGACTGATGCCCGGCTCCGGGCTCCTCCGGCGCGGGTTCACTCACCCGTGGGGGAGTCCGGCGCGGGTGTGGCGTCCCCGGTGCCCCCGGTGAACGGGTGTCCGATGGCGGAGGCCCGTGCTTCGATCCCGAGGCCCCCGGCGGACGGTTGACGCTCCCGCCGACCGTCGTCCCTCCCCGGTCGCCGCCCCAGACGTCGGACACCGGCCCGCCTGACGCCCACTCGATCCCCGTGAGGGCCATCATGGCGACGGCGAACACGGCCGGTGCCGCGGGCGCGGGACGCCGCCCGCCGCGCGGCCTTCTCGGCCTTGCTTGGACATTCGTTCCAGCCCGCAAGGAGAAGTGACCGATAAACGAAGCAGATCGTTCCGATTCTGACGATTCTGTGAAGCTTGCCACTCATAACCGGGCCCACCGCGAAGGGTTGGGCGTCCGATCACCATGCCGGGGCCGAACTCGGCTGGCGCGCCGCTCCACCCGAGCGGCCCGAATGGAGTACTGTGGCGAACCTTGGCCCCCCTCTTCCCGTCCGGCTGCCCGGACCCAACGGGAGGGGCCGGAAGGCGGCAACTCAACCGGCGCCGCCGCGACATGACATGGGGATCGCCGCCCGAGGTGACAGCGCCGTCACTTTGGGTTGCAAAAAGGTCACCGTGCCATAACGGCGGATCGGGGCCCATGCCCGACACGCCGGGCAACTCGGCAAAGTTGTGGCAGGCTGCACCCGGGCAGGCCACACTCGTCTAGCGGGAGAGCAGCGACGCAACCGTGACGTCGGCAGGCACCACCCGGGAGGTCCCCATGCCCGAACTGCGTGTCGTGGCCGTCAGCAACGACGGCACACGGCTGGTGCTCAAGGCTGCGGACAGCACGGAGTACACGCTTCCCATCGACGAGCGACTGCGTGCCGCGGTGCGCAATGACCGCGCTCGGCTCGGCCAGATCGAGATCGAGGTCGAAAGCCATCTGCGGCCCCGTGACATCCAGGCCCGTATACGCGCCGGTGCCTCGGCCGAAGAGGTCGCGCAGATGGCGGGCATCCCCGTCGACCGTGTGCGCCGCTTCGAGGGCCCGGTGCTCGCGGAGCGCGCGTTCATGGCCGAGCGCGCCCGCAAGACACCCGTGCGCCGGCCCGGCGAGAACACCGGACCGCAGCTCGGCGAGGCCGTCGCGGAGCGGCTGCTGCTGCGCGGCGCCGAGAAGGACACCACGCAGTGGGACTCCTGGCGGCGCGACGACGGCACCTGGGAAGTGCTGCTGGTCTACCGGGTCGCCGGGGAGCCGCACTCGGCGAGCTGGACCTATGACCCGCCCCGGCGGCTGGTCCAGGCCGTCGACGACGAGGCGCGGGCGCTGATCGGCGAGGCGGACGACACCCCCGAGCCCAGCTTCCCCTTCGTCCCGAGGATCGCCCGGCTGCCGCGCGACCGGGACCGGGACAGAGAAAGAGACCGGGACCGGGACCGGACATCGGCCGAGCGCGGCGGCGAGGAGACCGACCCCCCCGCACCGGCGTCGGCGTCCGCCTCCGTGGACGACGGCATCGGCGGCGAGCGGGACTCGCTCACCAGCCTGCTGGAGGCCGTGCCCAACTTCCGGGGGGACATGGTCGTGCCCGACGCGCCCGTCGCGTCGGCCGCCCAGCCGGACGAGCCCGCCGAGGAGCCGGAGGCCGTGGAGCCGCCCGCTCCGGCGGCGAGCGCGGGTTCGGCGTACGCGGATGTGCTGATGCCGCGGTCGGTGGCGGGGCATCGCGACCGGC
This window contains:
- a CDS encoding MFS transporter, whose translation is MPSSSPYRALFAPPGTKAFSAAGFVGRLPIAMEGVGLVTMISQLTGRYGLAGALSATVALSAAVAGPQISRLVDRHGQRAVLRPATLVALTGVAGLLLTARRGWPDWTLFVWAVAAGCVPSVGAMVRARWAAIHQDAARQLHAAYAWESIVDEVCFIVGPVIAIGLSTAWFPEAGVLLAACFLAVGVFSLTLQRATEPVPHPREHHTGGSALRSPGLRVLVATFVATGAIFGAIDVVTVAFADEEGHKAAASLVLSVYALGSCLAGAVFGMKGPRGAVSRQWLVGICAMAVSMIPLLLVGNLPFLAGALFVAGLSVAPTMVTTMALVERHVPRANLTEGMTWTTTGLAVGVALGSSVAGSVVDAAGAGAGYLVPAVAGALAATVAFLGYRRLRPAPEREGPGADGRQDREDRSEQRVA
- the sepH gene encoding septation protein SepH, encoding MPELRVVAVSNDGTRLVLKAADSTEYTLPIDERLRAAVRNDRARLGQIEIEVESHLRPRDIQARIRAGASAEEVAQMAGIPVDRVRRFEGPVLAERAFMAERARKTPVRRPGENTGPQLGEAVAERLLLRGAEKDTTQWDSWRRDDGTWEVLLVYRVAGEPHSASWTYDPPRRLVQAVDDEARALIGEADDTPEPSFPFVPRIARLPRDRDRDRERDRDRDRTSAERGGEETDPPAPASASASVDDGIGGERDSLTSLLEAVPNFRGDMVVPDAPVASAAQPDEPAEEPEAVEPPAPAASAGSAYADVLMPRSVAGHRDRLTGTTDRQAEADGVRPGRRAAVPSWDEIVFGTRRKKQE
- a CDS encoding D-arabinono-1,4-lactone oxidase, giving the protein MAVRTVRTGRSSVWRNWAGNVAARPVRSVSPSCTQDLAEAVRGAAAEGLTVKAVGTGHSFSTAAATDGLLIRPDRLVGVRELDREAGTVTVSAGTPLHQLNETLSAHGLSLTNMGDIMEQTVAGAISTGTHGTGRDSASISAQIAALELVTADGSVLRCSAEENPEIFAAARVGLGALGVISAITFRAEPEFLLTAREEPMSLDRVLADFPHLVSENEHFEFYWFPHTGNCNTKRNNRSRGPAAPVGRVSGWVDDELLSNGIFQVACSVGRAVPATIPGIARISSRALSARSYTDIPYKVFTSPRRVRFLEMEYALPREAAVEALRELKRTVDRSDLRVSFPVEVRTAPADDIPLSTASGRDTAYIAVHLYRGTPHRAYFTAAEQIMTAHGGRPHWGKLHSRDAAYLAGVYPRFGEFTAVRDRLDPGRLFANDYLRRVLGD